In one window of Gossypium hirsutum isolate 1008001.06 chromosome A01, Gossypium_hirsutum_v2.1, whole genome shotgun sequence DNA:
- the LOC107952211 gene encoding uncharacterized protein: protein MSELSTTLASVDENLFQALTQFWNPAYSCFTFGEVDLVPTVKEYTALLRCPRFQCNRIYSRATCVPTFGKKLMTITGTSEQWIMARIKEKGESKCIPWGALKDLIQTHLGEVKRVDIFALSLYGLMVFPKALGYVDEATTDLFYRLSKRVTLVPVILAETFRSLNACRRASAGRFVGCVQLLLAWFYSHFRLIDRVVCRVFFEDYSPLKDIAASTRKVDVSKKSWIALLQNLQSKDVEWRAPWMIPGEILYRCDSFDWVPLLGIWGAISYAPLLVLRQHGLRQFIPATYGLVQSEFMYRGADYKRKVSEISSAWNKTCRLKGVVISPATTPEYVEWRGRRINDNIPKPSMEGARLIEEYLQVIPSELEIMKQEFERKNLEFEKMIAKLEEEKMYLSLDVDVQKIEKEVQEEKAKAEYWEKKFQEMQLQNLALEEENKGLKTKVTELGRSLRWHRNHDPTVELKELKSKVEDLEVALYDGELRIEQLEA, encoded by the exons ATGTCGGAGTTGTCGACTACACTCGCATCA GTTGATGAGAACTTGTTTCAAGCTCTCactcagttttggaacccagcATACAGTTGTTTTACCTTTGGGGAGGTAGATTTAGTGCCTACTGTGAAGGAATACACAGCCTTACTTCGGTGTCCTAGATTTCAGTGTAATAGGATTTATTCTCGAGCTACTTGTGTCCCAACCTTTGGTAAGAAGTTGATGACCATTACGGGGACGAGCGAGCAGTGGATCATGGCTAGAATTAAGGAAAAGGGTGAGAGTAAGTGTATTCCGTGGGGAGCTTTGAAAGATCTGATCCAGACACATCTAGGCGAGGTGAAGAGGGTAGACATTTTTGCCTTAAGCTTATACGGATTGATGGTTTTCCCGAAGGCCttgggatatgtggatgaggCGACCACGGATCTCTTCTATCGACTTAGCAAGCGGGTCACTCTTGTTCCTGTGATTTTGGCGGAGACATTCAGGTCCTTGAATGCATGTAGGAGGGCCAGTGCGGGCAGGTTTGTCGGTTGTGTTCAGTTACTTttagcttggttctacagtcactttcgtttgatagatagggtggtttgtcGAGTGTTCTTCGAGGATTACTCCCCGTTGAAGGACATAGCAGCTTCAACTAGAAAAGTTGATGTTTCTAAAAAAAGTTGGATAGCGCTACTTCAGAATCTGCAGTCAAAGGACGTAGAATGGAGGGCTCCATGGATGATTCCTGGTGAGATTCTTTACCGATGCgacagttttgattgggtccctctgttgggaatttggggtgccattagTTATGCTCCTTTGCTTGTGTTGAGGCAacatggattgagacagttcatACCGGCAACTTACGGTTTGGTTCAGAGTGAGTTCATGTATAGAGGAGCTGACTACAAAAGGAAGGTCAGTGAGATCTCTAGTGCTTGGAACAAGACTTGTCGATTAAAGGGAGTAGTTATTAGCCCTGCTACGACTCCGGAGTACGTCGAGTGGAGAGgtagaaggattaatgataacatccctaagCCAAGCATGGAAGGAGCTCGACTGATAGAGGAATATTTACAAGTGATACCCTcggagttagaaattatgaagcaagagttcgagagaaagaactTAGAGTTTGAGAAAATGATAGCAAAGctagaagaagaaaagatgtacttgagctTAGACGTCGACGTTCAAAAGATAGAG AAAGAGGTCCAAGAGGAAAAAGCTaaagccgagtattgggagaagaagttccaagagatgcagttGCAGAATTTAGCATTAGAGGAAGAAAATAAAGGGTTGAAGACCAAGgtaactgagcttggaagatcccttCGTTGGCATCGAAATCATGATCCTACGGTCGAGTTAAAGGAGCTAAAAAGTAAGGTGGAAGATTTGGAAGTGGCATTGTATGATGGTGAACTTcggattgagcagctcgaggcgTGA